One Glycine max cultivar Williams 82 chromosome 3, Glycine_max_v4.0, whole genome shotgun sequence DNA window includes the following coding sequences:
- the LOC113001193 gene encoding uncharacterized protein — MLNGTNFKIWKEAVEIVLGCMDLYLALRMKQPTSTPEASNEVKIEKWDRSNRMCIMIMKRSIPEVFQGFISEGENAKKFIDEIEQYFVKNEKVETSNLLAKLISMKYKGKSNIREYIMEMSNLTSKLKALKLELGEDLLVHLVLISLPAHFGQFKVSYNTREDKWSLNELISHCARGREAAER, encoded by the coding sequence ATGCTGAATGGGACAAATTTTAAGATCTGGAAGGAAGCCGTAGAAATTGTTCTTGGCTGTATGGATTTGTATTTGGCACTCAGAATGAAACAACCCACTTCCACTCCGGAAGCCTCCAATGaggtaaaaattgagaaatggGATCGTTCCAATCGAATGTGCATTATGATTATGAAGCGCTCTATTCCAGAAGTGTTTCAGGGTTTTATTTCTGAGGGTGAAAATGCAAAGAAATTTATTGATGAAATTGAACAGTACTTTGTCAAAAATGAGAAGGTGGAGACGAGTAACCTTTTGGCTAAACTCATCTCCATGAAGTATAAGGGCAAAAGTAACATAAGGGAGTACATAATGGAAATGTCTAACTTGACATCTAAACTGAAAGCACTTAAGTTAGAGCTCGGTGAAGACTTGCTTGTGCATTTAGTTTTGATCTCACTTCCTGCACACtttgggcaattcaaagtgagTTATAACACTCGGGAGGACAAATGGTCCCTTAATGAGCTTATATCTCACTGTGCAAGAGGAAGAGAGGCTGCTGAGAGATAG